A genome region from Mycolicibacterium litorale includes the following:
- a CDS encoding vWA domain-containing protein — protein MDLRWWPIAVIGLLALLGCFAMAVLLPLAPDRRRLRPLANIARLIRLPEYARAARLRSVSTVATLVLLVVLFGAAAAAAARPTGADDAFERIHPEDLMLCVASPVTDPATGALLRHYAQQAATYQTQRIGLTSVNSRVVPLTRDYQYAAGRFGDFARASEVADPDPGLLGQFAAPITYTDYAAGVDDVLSLCLTGFPGFDQKSAHRRSMVYLGPPVLRAADEQRPALFDAQQVADLADAAGAQINVVTSGEDAALRTLADRTGGEFTIATTESAVRDALAEIDSRPVPLVLDDGTRVTGQTQDAPVPLLAVVLVATALLSVTLVVLRR, from the coding sequence ATGGACCTGAGATGGTGGCCGATCGCGGTGATCGGATTGCTGGCGCTGCTGGGGTGTTTCGCCATGGCGGTTCTCCTGCCGCTGGCACCGGACCGGCGCAGGCTGCGGCCGCTGGCCAACATCGCCAGGCTGATCCGGCTCCCGGAATACGCCCGCGCCGCCCGGCTTCGGTCGGTGTCCACCGTCGCCACGCTGGTGCTGCTGGTCGTGCTGTTCGGTGCGGCCGCGGCCGCCGCCGCCCGGCCGACCGGTGCCGACGACGCGTTCGAACGCATCCATCCCGAAGACCTGATGCTGTGCGTCGCATCGCCGGTGACCGATCCCGCCACCGGCGCGCTGTTACGGCACTACGCCCAGCAGGCCGCGACCTATCAGACCCAGCGCATCGGGCTGACGTCGGTGAACTCCCGCGTCGTCCCGCTCACCCGCGACTACCAGTACGCCGCCGGACGGTTCGGCGACTTCGCCCGGGCGTCCGAGGTGGCCGACCCCGATCCCGGCCTGCTCGGCCAGTTCGCCGCACCGATCACCTACACCGACTACGCGGCCGGCGTCGACGACGTCTTGTCCCTCTGCCTCACCGGGTTCCCGGGCTTCGACCAGAAGAGTGCCCACCGGCGTTCGATGGTCTATCTCGGGCCGCCGGTGCTGCGCGCCGCGGACGAACAGCGCCCCGCCCTCTTCGACGCCCAGCAGGTCGCCGACCTCGCCGACGCCGCGGGCGCCCAGATCAACGTCGTCACCTCCGGTGAGGATGCGGCGCTGCGCACGCTGGCCGACCGGACCGGCGGGGAATTCACCATCGCCACAACCGAATCCGCGGTGCGGGACGCGCTGGCGGAGATCGACAGCCGACCCGTCCCTCTCGTGCTCGACGACGGGACCCGGGTGACCGGTCAGACACAGGACGCGCCCGTGCCGCTGCTGGCCGTCGTGCTGGTCGCGACCGCGCTGCTGAGTGTGACGCTGGTGGTGCTGCGACGATGA
- a CDS encoding AAA family ATPase, which produces MTAARTRPDQQSLVETQRVVRAVGDAFAAKVVGQLNLRESLLIGLLTGGHVLIESVPGLAKTTAARVIAAAIDGEFQRIQCTPDLLPSDIIGTQIYESATNRFVTQLGPVHANIVLLDEINRSSAKTQSAMLEAMEERQTTIAGQVYPLPEPFLVIATQNPVDQEGTYPLSEAQTDRFMIKDLLEYPSVDEEVEVMARIDAGIYDADHHSAPVVGLADVRRAQQVVRHVHLDRVLVQYASRLVEVTRRPDKFLPQQIARFVSYGASPRATIALCQAARARAVLAGRGHVLPEDVAAVTHRVLRHRLILGFEAASADVTADRVVDAVLQAVRVP; this is translated from the coding sequence ATGACTGCCGCACGCACCCGACCTGATCAGCAATCCCTCGTCGAAACGCAGCGCGTCGTGCGCGCGGTCGGCGACGCCTTCGCCGCCAAGGTGGTCGGTCAGCTCAACCTGCGCGAATCGTTGCTGATCGGCCTCCTGACCGGTGGTCACGTGCTGATCGAAAGTGTGCCGGGCCTGGCGAAGACCACGGCCGCGCGGGTCATCGCCGCCGCGATCGACGGCGAGTTCCAGCGCATCCAGTGCACGCCGGACCTGTTGCCCAGCGACATCATCGGCACGCAGATCTACGAGTCCGCCACCAACCGGTTCGTCACCCAACTCGGGCCGGTGCACGCCAACATCGTGCTGCTCGACGAGATCAACAGGTCCAGCGCCAAGACCCAGAGCGCCATGCTCGAGGCGATGGAGGAACGCCAGACGACCATCGCCGGTCAGGTCTACCCGCTGCCCGAACCGTTTTTGGTCATCGCCACCCAGAACCCTGTCGACCAAGAGGGCACCTACCCGCTCTCCGAGGCGCAGACCGACCGCTTCATGATCAAGGACCTGCTGGAGTACCCGTCGGTGGACGAGGAAGTCGAGGTGATGGCGCGCATCGACGCCGGCATCTACGACGCCGACCATCACAGCGCCCCGGTCGTCGGTCTCGCGGACGTGCGGCGCGCGCAGCAGGTGGTGCGGCACGTCCACCTGGACCGCGTGCTCGTGCAGTACGCGAGTCGCCTGGTCGAGGTGACCCGTCGCCCCGACAAGTTCTTGCCGCAGCAGATCGCGCGGTTCGTCTCCTACGGCGCGAGCCCGCGTGCCACGATTGCGCTCTGCCAGGCCGCCCGCGCCCGTGCGGTGCTGGCCGGCCGCGGGCACGTGCTGCCCGAGGACGTCGCCGCGGTCACCCACCGGGTGCTGCGCCACCGGTTGATCCTCGGCTTCGAAGCCGCCAGCGCCGACGTCACCGCCGACCGTGTCGTCGATGCGGTACTGCAGGCTGTGCGGGTGCCCTGA
- a CDS encoding dienelactone hydrolase family protein — MTTVSLRRSIGDLTFDHVLIQPEEREPSPATVLVFHGMEGRSDAQLAIAERLTQWGYQAIAVDLFGEAVSAGGAQRCAEEMTAFLGDRAALAERLSAVLAALTAVPDVDRDAVAAIGFCFGGLCVLDVARAGHPLRAVVSFHGLLTAPEWAADGPVPARVAVHHGWDDPLAPPEDVVALGQELTARGADWQLHAYGGAKHAFMAPFADQPERGIQYHPVVAERAWRALGDFLDQTF, encoded by the coding sequence ATGACGACGGTTTCGCTGCGCCGCTCGATCGGCGACCTCACCTTCGACCACGTGCTGATCCAGCCGGAGGAGCGGGAACCGTCGCCGGCAACGGTGTTGGTGTTCCACGGGATGGAGGGCCGCAGCGACGCCCAGCTCGCGATCGCCGAGCGGCTCACGCAGTGGGGCTATCAGGCGATTGCCGTCGACCTGTTCGGTGAGGCGGTCAGCGCCGGTGGTGCGCAGCGGTGCGCCGAGGAGATGACGGCGTTCCTCGGCGACCGCGCCGCATTGGCCGAACGGCTGTCGGCGGTGCTCGCCGCACTGACCGCAGTGCCCGACGTGGACCGGGACGCGGTCGCGGCGATCGGGTTCTGCTTCGGCGGCCTGTGCGTGCTCGACGTGGCGCGGGCGGGTCATCCGCTGCGAGCGGTGGTGAGTTTCCACGGCTTGCTGACCGCGCCGGAGTGGGCCGCCGACGGGCCGGTCCCGGCGCGGGTGGCGGTGCATCACGGGTGGGACGATCCGCTCGCGCCGCCGGAGGACGTGGTGGCACTCGGACAGGAGCTCACCGCACGGGGAGCCGATTGGCAGTTGCATGCGTACGGCGGCGCGAAGCATGCGTTCATGGCGCCGTTCGCCGATCAGCCCGAGCGCGGCATCCAGTACCACCCGGTGGTGGCGGAACGGGCCTGGCGAGCGTTGGGCGACTTCCTTGACCAGACGTTCTGA
- a CDS encoding TetR/AcrR family transcriptional regulator, with product MKVNDRSATQRPARRTQAQRTAETRSRLMAAGRRLFAQLPFAEVSTQAIVDAAGVTRGALYHQFADKAALFEAVYEEVEQQLVAELAADIAAQAPSDPLAAMRAGARLFLQRCAAPDIHRIALLNAPAVLGWQRWREIGVEYGLGVIEALLTQAIDEQAIPPQPVRPTAHMVLGALDEAALYISRAEDADRAREEMYAVCDRLIDGIAGRFTGGGSPQ from the coding sequence ATGAAAGTCAACGATCGGTCGGCGACGCAGCGCCCGGCCCGGCGCACGCAGGCCCAGCGCACCGCCGAGACCAGGTCCCGGCTCATGGCGGCCGGGCGCCGGTTGTTCGCGCAGCTGCCCTTCGCGGAGGTGTCCACCCAGGCGATCGTCGACGCGGCCGGCGTCACCCGAGGCGCGCTGTACCACCAATTCGCCGACAAGGCGGCGTTGTTCGAGGCCGTGTACGAGGAGGTCGAACAGCAACTGGTGGCCGAGCTGGCCGCCGACATCGCCGCGCAGGCGCCCTCGGATCCGTTGGCGGCGATGCGGGCGGGCGCCCGGTTGTTCCTGCAGCGGTGCGCGGCTCCCGACATCCACCGCATCGCACTGCTCAACGCGCCCGCGGTGCTCGGATGGCAACGCTGGCGCGAGATCGGTGTCGAGTACGGCCTCGGTGTCATCGAGGCGCTGCTGACTCAGGCCATCGACGAACAGGCGATCCCTCCGCAGCCGGTGCGGCCGACCGCGCACATGGTGTTGGGCGCACTCGACGAGGCCGCGCTGTACATCTCTCGCGCAGAAGACGCCGACCGGGCGCGCGAGGAGATGTACGCGGTGTGTGACCGACTGATCGACGGGATCGCCGGCCGGTTCACCGGTGGCGGATCACCGCAGTGA
- a CDS encoding MMPL family transporter, which produces MATFLFRIGQFAYRRKLLVIALWLLVLLAALAGTTMAKPFQNDFSLPGSPSQRASDLMAEKFPEQGDMDEIAQAKVVVEAPRGTTLDQPENVARIDALADGLRRLPHVQAQAVINPLTTPAAAMQVSKDRTIAYLDVVYDQKFVDITKDQVTEFEKALQTGRDGGLAAEATGTLFNAQQPASGMSEAIGFGVALVVMVIAFASVVAATLPIITALFGVGISVALITGATRFVDMDSSALLLASMIGIAVAIDYSLFIVSRYRNELRVTDDRSLATGRAVGTAGSSVVFAGLTVVIALVGLTVVRIPMISIMGLTAAVSVVFAVLAAVTLLPAFLGLFGRRTFALPIRRLRQGDEPDTAPTNGLRWAKLVAAHPVPAILAVIVGLGAIAWPVTELELGMDMATGDQKKAVALLDRGFGEGLTGPLMVIADASSNTPDTQDPRAGFTATADALRGLDDVQMVTPPQPNADGSAALITVIPASGPSSPQTQALVDSIRDLQPELAERAGVDVGVTGQTAILSDLSESLTKALVPYLALVVGLAFLVLMLVFRSVLVPLTATLGFVLSIGATFGATVAIFQLGWFGLVSDPGPIISFLPIFLIGIVFGLAMDYQVFLVTRMREKYVKRDDGDLTARAAVITGFQRSARVVTSAAVIMISVFAAFILSPDSVAKSMGFALAAAVVFDAFVVRMVFIPAVMSLLGQRAWYLPDWLDRILPNVDVEGETMRDNVDSGSAPAKAAV; this is translated from the coding sequence ATGGCGACGTTCTTGTTCCGCATCGGGCAGTTCGCGTATCGGCGCAAGCTGTTGGTGATCGCACTGTGGCTGCTCGTCCTGCTGGCGGCACTGGCAGGCACCACCATGGCCAAACCGTTCCAGAACGACTTCTCGCTACCCGGGTCGCCGTCGCAGCGCGCCAGCGACCTGATGGCCGAGAAGTTCCCCGAGCAGGGCGACATGGACGAAATCGCCCAGGCCAAGGTGGTGGTCGAGGCGCCCCGCGGCACCACACTCGACCAGCCCGAGAACGTCGCGCGGATCGACGCCCTCGCCGACGGGCTGCGGCGGCTGCCGCACGTCCAGGCGCAGGCGGTGATCAATCCGCTGACCACGCCGGCGGCCGCGATGCAGGTCAGCAAGGACCGTACGATCGCCTACCTCGACGTCGTCTACGACCAGAAGTTCGTCGACATCACCAAAGACCAGGTCACCGAATTCGAGAAAGCGCTGCAGACCGGCCGCGACGGCGGGCTGGCCGCGGAGGCCACCGGCACGCTGTTCAACGCGCAGCAACCGGCGAGCGGGATGAGCGAGGCCATCGGCTTCGGAGTCGCGCTGGTGGTGATGGTCATCGCGTTCGCCTCGGTGGTCGCCGCCACGCTGCCGATCATCACCGCGCTGTTCGGTGTCGGCATCTCGGTCGCCCTCATCACCGGGGCCACCAGGTTCGTCGACATGGACAGCTCCGCGCTGCTGCTCGCCTCGATGATCGGTATCGCGGTGGCGATCGACTATTCGCTGTTCATCGTCTCCCGCTACCGCAACGAACTACGCGTCACCGACGACCGGTCCCTGGCGACGGGCCGCGCGGTCGGCACGGCAGGGTCCTCCGTGGTGTTCGCCGGGCTCACCGTGGTCATTGCGCTGGTCGGCCTCACCGTCGTGCGGATCCCGATGATCTCGATCATGGGCCTGACGGCCGCGGTGTCGGTGGTGTTCGCCGTGCTGGCCGCCGTCACCCTGCTGCCGGCCTTCCTCGGCCTGTTCGGGCGGCGCACCTTCGCGCTGCCGATCCGGCGGCTCCGTCAGGGCGACGAACCCGACACGGCGCCGACCAACGGTCTGCGCTGGGCGAAACTCGTTGCTGCTCATCCTGTTCCGGCGATTCTCGCGGTCATCGTCGGGCTCGGCGCCATCGCATGGCCGGTCACCGAACTCGAACTCGGCATGGACATGGCCACCGGGGACCAGAAGAAGGCGGTGGCTCTGCTGGACCGCGGATTCGGCGAAGGGCTGACCGGTCCGCTGATGGTCATCGCCGACGCCTCCTCCAACACCCCAGACACCCAGGACCCCCGGGCCGGATTCACTGCCACCGCCGACGCGCTGCGCGGGCTCGACGACGTGCAGATGGTGACGCCGCCGCAGCCCAACGCCGACGGCAGCGCCGCACTGATCACGGTCATCCCGGCCAGCGGGCCGAGCAGCCCGCAGACCCAGGCGCTCGTCGACTCGATCCGCGACCTACAGCCGGAACTGGCCGAGCGGGCCGGCGTCGACGTCGGCGTGACGGGGCAGACCGCGATCCTGTCGGATCTGTCCGAATCGCTGACCAAGGCGCTGGTGCCCTACCTGGCGCTCGTGGTGGGGCTGGCGTTCCTGGTGCTGATGCTGGTGTTCCGCTCGGTGCTGGTGCCGCTGACCGCCACCCTCGGCTTCGTGCTCTCCATCGGCGCGACGTTCGGGGCGACGGTCGCGATCTTTCAGCTCGGCTGGTTCGGCCTGGTGTCCGATCCGGGGCCGATCATCAGCTTCCTGCCGATCTTCCTGATCGGCATCGTGTTCGGGCTGGCGATGGACTACCAGGTGTTCCTGGTGACGCGGATGCGTGAGAAGTACGTCAAGCGCGACGACGGGGACCTCACCGCCCGCGCCGCGGTCATCACCGGCTTCCAGCGCAGCGCGCGGGTGGTGACCTCCGCGGCGGTGATCATGATCTCGGTGTTCGCGGCGTTCATCCTGTCCCCGGACAGCGTCGCCAAGTCGATGGGGTTCGCCCTCGCCGCGGCCGTCGTGTTCGACGCGTTCGTGGTGCGGATGGTGTTCATCCCGGCCGTGATGTCCCTGCTGGGGCAGCGGGCCTGGTACCTGCCGGATTGGCTGGACCGAATCCTGCCCAACGTCGATGTCGAGGGCGAGACGATGCGCGACAACGTCGACTCCGGCAGCGCTCCGGCGAAGGCGGCGGTCTAG
- a CDS encoding ATP-binding protein — MSSSSYQSDGADLRFLRMGAADAHAVARLREEFTKWLCDHFELDDVRSSDIVLVVNEALSNAAEFAYPDREMGDNITLQTTYLDNGTLAITIADRGRWRQSDTSNQKRSRGRGIPLMRALSDRLDIDRTPQGTQVHLYFDRCQRRAPVRSGASAQASGLDHAATG; from the coding sequence ATGAGTTCGTCGAGTTACCAGTCAGACGGGGCCGACCTGCGTTTCCTGCGCATGGGCGCCGCGGACGCACACGCGGTCGCACGTCTGCGGGAAGAGTTCACCAAGTGGCTCTGTGACCACTTCGAGCTGGACGACGTCCGGTCGAGCGACATCGTGCTGGTGGTCAACGAAGCGCTGTCCAACGCCGCGGAGTTCGCCTATCCCGATCGCGAGATGGGCGACAACATCACCCTGCAGACCACCTACCTGGACAACGGCACGCTGGCCATCACGATTGCCGACCGCGGCCGGTGGCGTCAGAGCGACACATCGAACCAGAAGCGCTCCCGGGGCCGCGGCATCCCGCTGATGCGGGCGTTGTCCGACCGTCTCGACATCGACAGGACCCCGCAGGGGACGCAGGTCCACCTGTATTTCGACCGCTGCCAGCGCCGCGCGCCCGTCCGCTCCGGGGCGTCCGCTCAGGCGAGTGGTTTGGATCACGCGGCCACCGGGTA
- a CDS encoding STAS domain-containing protein has product MDGQNIDAEQWHGQVAVVRATGAVDMLTAPRLQAAIRAAHRKQPTGLIVDLSDAQFLSSAGMHVLITTHDEVTPATRFAVVAEGPGTSRPLKITGLTDFIELFSTLDTALNTFAE; this is encoded by the coding sequence TTGGACGGTCAGAACATCGATGCCGAGCAGTGGCACGGCCAGGTAGCCGTGGTTCGCGCCACCGGTGCGGTCGACATGCTGACGGCGCCGCGTCTGCAGGCAGCGATCCGCGCCGCTCACCGCAAACAGCCCACCGGCCTGATCGTGGACCTGAGCGATGCGCAGTTCCTGTCGTCGGCCGGGATGCACGTGTTGATCACCACTCACGACGAGGTCACACCGGCGACCCGGTTCGCCGTGGTGGCGGAGGGACCCGGCACCAGCCGACCGCTCAAGATCACCGGATTGACCGACTTCATCGAGCTGTTCTCGACCCTCGACACAGCGCTGAACACGTTCGCTGAATGA
- a CDS encoding DUF58 domain-containing protein — MGTHLNRARAHFGKDTRGLLDGGRYALLHTRSLEFDDLRPYVPGDDVRDIDWKASARSGSVLIKRFVSEKHHKILLVADAGRNMSALAASGECKRDVAAYAMGAIGLITMNRSDEVGMVLGDARGCANVPARRGENHIESLLHRWYTHSLADPGPSDITSQLEYVATHYGHSRLIVVVSDQPDTTPRLDEMLGRLAARHDIMWLMVSDLSPIGGPEDADGYDVSTGKVVLNGATLGRRVVAAYRRAEKARLRRLDALLTRHAVPYATLSGSSDIRRELVALTEVLARAG; from the coding sequence GTGGGCACGCATCTCAACCGGGCCAGAGCCCACTTCGGCAAGGACACCCGAGGTCTGCTCGACGGCGGACGTTATGCGCTGTTGCACACGCGCAGTTTGGAATTCGACGATCTGCGCCCGTACGTTCCCGGCGACGACGTCCGCGACATCGACTGGAAAGCCTCCGCCCGCTCGGGCAGCGTGCTGATCAAACGGTTCGTCTCCGAGAAGCACCACAAGATCCTGCTGGTCGCCGACGCCGGCCGGAACATGTCCGCGCTGGCGGCGAGCGGTGAGTGCAAACGCGATGTCGCCGCCTATGCGATGGGCGCGATCGGCCTGATCACCATGAACCGCTCCGACGAGGTCGGCATGGTCCTCGGCGATGCGCGCGGGTGCGCGAACGTCCCCGCCCGCCGCGGGGAGAACCACATCGAGAGCCTGCTGCACCGGTGGTACACGCACAGCCTCGCCGATCCGGGCCCCAGTGACATCACTTCCCAACTCGAATACGTGGCAACGCATTACGGCCACAGCCGGCTGATCGTCGTGGTGTCCGACCAACCCGACACGACCCCGCGCCTCGACGAGATGCTGGGCCGGCTGGCCGCCCGCCACGACATCATGTGGCTCATGGTGTCAGACCTCTCGCCGATCGGCGGGCCCGAAGACGCCGACGGCTACGACGTCTCGACCGGCAAGGTCGTCCTCAACGGCGCCACGCTCGGCAGGCGCGTCGTCGCCGCGTATCGCCGCGCTGAGAAGGCCCGACTGCGCCGGCTCGACGCGCTGCTGACCCGGCACGCCGTTCCGTACGCGACCCTGTCCGGTAGCAGTGACATCCGCCGTGAACTGGTCGCGCTCACCGAGGTGCTCGCCCGTGCGGGATGA